A part of Brassica rapa cultivar Chiifu-401-42 chromosome A05, CAAS_Brap_v3.01, whole genome shotgun sequence genomic DNA contains:
- the LOC103849150 gene encoding uncharacterized protein LOC103849150: MRDFPSCSGENGVQVANSPSSTAGKTAQNLVICIYRCRIRGKTCLITVTWTKSLMGQCVTIGVDDSCNTSLCKVEIKPWLFTKRKGSKNLSNISVFWDLSSAKFGSSPEPLGGFYVCVVVDKEMTLLLGDMRKEAFKKTNAAPSSSLGAVIMAKREHVFGKRTFETKAQFSNDGKTHDLVIECDVSVSDPCLVVLVDGKVLMKVKRVHWKFRGNDTMVVDRISVEVIWDVHSWFFGLPSSPGHAVFMFRTCQQPVEKTWSFSQQVPTSSKSQSVGFSLVLYAWKNE, translated from the coding sequence ATGAGAGACTTTCCTTCTTGCTCCGGCGAAAACGGCGTTCAGGTTGCAAATTCTCCATCCTCCACCGCCGGAAAAACAGCTCAGAATCTTGTCATTTGCATCTACCGTTGCCGCATCCGTGGCAAGACTTGCTTGATCACTGTCACATGGACTAAGTCTCTGATGGGTCAGTGTGTAACCATCGGAGTCGATGATTCTTGCAACACAAGTCTCTGTAAAGTCGAGATTAAGCCCTGGCTCTTCACTAAACGAAAAGGTTCCAAGAATCTAAGTAATATTAGTGTCTTCTGGGATCTCTCCTCTGCTAAGTTTGGATCCAGCCCCGAGCCTTTAGGAGGGTTCTACGTATGCGTGGTTGTTGACAAAGAGATGACTCTTCTTCTCGGTGATATGAGGAaagaagcttttaaaaaaactaaCGCTGCACCGTCTTCATCTCTCGGTGCTGTGATTATGGCTAAGAGAGAGCATGTGTTTGGTAAGAGAACGTTTGAAACAAAAGCTCAGTTCTCGAACGATGGCAAAACGCATGATCTTGTGATAGAATGTGACGTGAGTGTTTCTGATCCTTGTCTCGTTGTTCTTGTTGATGGGAAGGTCTTGATGAAGGTGAAGCGGGTTCATTGGAAGTTTCGTGGTAATGATACGATGGTTGTCGATAGGATCTCTGTGGAAGTTATTTGGGATGTTCATAGTTGGTTCTTTGGTCTGCCGTCGTCACCGGGGCATGCTGTGTTTATGTTCAGGACTTGTCAACAACCTGTTGAAAAGACTTGGTCGTTTTCGCAACAGGTTCCAACGAGCTCGAAGTCTCAGAGTGTTGGGTTCTCGTTGGTTCTGTACGCTTGGAAGAACGAGtag